A stretch of Desulfotalea psychrophila LSv54 DNA encodes these proteins:
- the thiE gene encoding thiamine phosphate synthase, which produces MVKDGKSRQADLYGWRRKVLMDEVTVYPVCCEQLSAGRSDKEWLDNVLAGGAKIVQLRDKKSDDRLLLEKAKYFREKTREAGALFLINDRFDIGLLADSDGIHVGQGDLPPEEIRRLTPDWIIGQSCNDLAEVEALGAQVQAGSSAVDYYNIGPIYRTDTKEGLHTFLGAGDIQQISAACPLPFTVMGGIKWDHIPELAAAGVRRMAVVTAISMAADMQAETRRWIDEIRRVTTLPVNSL; this is translated from the coding sequence ATGGTTAAGGATGGGAAGTCCCGACAGGCAGATCTGTATGGGTGGCGGAGGAAGGTCTTGATGGACGAGGTGACGGTGTACCCTGTCTGTTGCGAACAACTTTCCGCTGGAAGATCGGATAAGGAGTGGTTGGATAATGTTTTGGCGGGCGGAGCAAAGATTGTTCAGCTTCGGGATAAAAAAAGTGATGATCGTCTTTTGCTTGAGAAGGCAAAATATTTTCGGGAGAAAACCCGGGAGGCGGGGGCGCTTTTTTTGATAAATGACAGATTTGATATTGGCCTTTTGGCGGATTCCGACGGTATTCATGTGGGTCAGGGAGATCTGCCCCCCGAGGAGATTCGCCGTCTTACCCCAGATTGGATTATTGGTCAATCCTGTAATGATCTGGCAGAGGTGGAAGCCCTGGGTGCTCAGGTGCAGGCGGGTTCCTCGGCTGTTGATTATTATAATATTGGTCCAATTTATAGAACGGATACCAAGGAGGGTTTGCATACCTTTTTGGGCGCCGGAGACATCCAGCAGATATCTGCAGCCTGCCCTCTGCCCTTTACGGTGATGGGTGGTATAAAGTGGGATCATATTCCAGAGCTGGCGGCTGCCGGGGTACGGCGTATGGCCGTGGTGACGGCAATAAGTATGGCGGCTGATATGCAGGCAGAGACAAGGCGATGGATAGATGAGATTAGGCGTGTGACCACCCTGCCTGTTAACTCGTTATAG
- a CDS encoding citrate synthase produces MSEKFATLSLDGKQYSLPIIESTTGEKAIDIRSLLKDTGHITLDRGFMNTASCFSSITYLDGDKGILNYRGYSIEDLAANCSFVEVSYLILHGELPNYQELEHFRHDMNRFALLHEDMIHFFDHFPPNASPMSILSTTINSLHNFYPEMTAKTDPYGGISVTTARLLAKVRTIAAFSYKKSNGYPLVYPSHKLNYCENFLNMMFDRPNIPYEIKPEVTAALNKLLILHADHEQNCSTSTVRLVGSAQVNLYASISAGVSALWGPLHGGANQAVIEMLEEIHESGDDYNYYIEKAKDKNDPFRLAGFGHRVYKTFDPRARIIKEACHEMLASMNVHDPLLDIAFELEERVLRDDYFISRNLYPNVDFYSGIIYRAMGIPTDMFTVMFALGRLPGWIAQWTEMHADPNTKIGRPRQIYTGYKQRAFVPMYER; encoded by the coding sequence ATGTCCGAAAAATTTGCAACACTCAGCCTCGACGGCAAACAATACTCACTCCCCATCATCGAATCAACCACCGGCGAGAAAGCCATTGATATCCGATCGCTGCTCAAGGATACGGGGCATATAACCCTTGATAGGGGCTTTATGAACACCGCATCCTGCTTCAGCAGCATTACCTACCTTGATGGAGACAAGGGCATTCTCAACTACCGAGGATACTCCATTGAAGACCTCGCCGCCAACTGCAGCTTTGTCGAGGTCTCCTATCTCATTCTCCACGGTGAGTTGCCAAATTACCAGGAGCTTGAACACTTTCGCCACGACATGAACCGTTTTGCCCTGCTCCACGAAGATATGATCCACTTCTTTGATCACTTTCCGCCAAACGCCTCCCCCATGTCCATCCTCTCCACCACCATCAACTCCCTGCATAATTTTTACCCTGAGATGACCGCCAAAACTGATCCCTACGGGGGCATCAGCGTCACCACCGCCCGACTCCTGGCCAAGGTTCGAACCATCGCCGCCTTCTCCTATAAGAAGAGTAATGGCTACCCCCTTGTCTACCCCAGTCACAAGTTAAATTACTGTGAAAATTTCCTCAATATGATGTTTGATCGTCCCAATATACCCTACGAGATCAAACCAGAGGTAACCGCTGCCCTCAACAAACTACTCATCCTCCATGCGGACCATGAGCAGAACTGCTCAACCAGCACCGTTCGACTGGTGGGAAGCGCTCAGGTAAATCTCTATGCATCAATTTCGGCAGGAGTAAGTGCCCTTTGGGGACCTCTTCATGGAGGAGCCAACCAGGCAGTCATTGAAATGCTCGAAGAGATTCATGAGAGTGGCGATGACTATAACTACTATATAGAAAAGGCAAAGGACAAGAACGACCCCTTCCGACTAGCAGGCTTTGGTCACCGCGTCTACAAGACCTTTGACCCTCGCGCCCGGATAATAAAGGAGGCCTGCCACGAGATGCTGGCAAGCATGAATGTCCATGACCCTCTGTTGGATATAGCCTTTGAATTGGAAGAGAGGGTGCTCAGAGACGACTACTTTATCAGCCGCAACCTCTATCCCAATGTCGATTTTTATAGCGGCATTATCTACCGGGCAATGGGAATTCCCACCGATATGTTTACCGTCATGTTCGCACTCGGACGACTACCGGGATGGATTGCCCAATGGACAGAGATGCACGCAGACCCGAATACCAAGATAGGTCGACCTCGCCAAATATACACAGGATACAAGCAACGTGCTTTTGTACCCATGTACGAAAGATAA